Genomic segment of Paucidesulfovibrio longus DSM 6739:
CGCGGTTCAGGCCCAGGGCGTTGGCGATGGTTTCGGCCACGGACATGACGTGGGCCACGTGCTCGATGCGCGTGCAGATGTGGTCGTTCTGGGGCGCGAAGAAGACCTGGGTCTTGTGCTTCAGGCGGCGGTAGGCCGTGCAGTGCAGGATGCGGTTGTAGTCCCGGGAAAAGGGGCTGCGCAGGTCGTGGGCGCGGCGGTAGAGCTGGTCGCGTCGGCTGACGGCTTGTTCCCAGAGCGGGTTGCCGGGCGCCACGGCCACGTCCCGGAAGAGGGGACCGGAATCAGCGGCATCGGGCATGTCTTCTCCTTTGCTGGCGTTTCCTGCCTGCGGCGGGAACCGCCCCGCCGGGCCATCAAGGGTAAACCGCTTTCGCCGCGATGAAAAGTGCGGTAGTCCAGGCCATGCTGCAACTTCTTCTCGGCGCGGTGCTGATCAGCTTTTCCGCGGTCTTCGTCAAGCTGGCCCAGGTTTCCGGCGACGCCGCCGGATTCTACCGCATGTTCTTCGGCGCGCTGGGGCTTCTGGTCGCGCTGTCCGGGCGGGCCGCCCTGGGCCGTGCCCCGGAGCAGCCCAAGGGACGCGAACTGGCGCGTCTTTTGGGAGGCGGCGCGCTTTGCGGACTGTTTTTCGCCCTGGACATCGCCTGCTGGCATTCCTCGATCCACGCCCTCGGCCCCGGCCTGGCCACGATCATCGGCAATTTCCAGGCCGTGCTCGTGGCGGCGTACGCCTACGTCGTCCAGGGAGAGCGCCGGGGCCGCCGTTTCTACTTCGCCGCGCCCCTGGCCCTGGCCGGGCTCTGGCTCATGGTCGGGCCGCAGTGGGAGTCGCAGTCCCCGGCCTACCGCGCCGGGGTGGGGCTGGCCCTGGCCACGGCGGTTTTCTACACCGCCTACCTGCTCAGCCTCAAGCGGACCATGACCCCGGAGCGCGTGGGCAGGGTGGATTCCATGAGCGTGGTCTTCGTCATCTCCGTGACCACGGCCCTGTGTCTGGCCGGGCTGATGCTGCTGCGCGGCGAGAGCTTCGCGGTTCCGGCCGCGCGGGACTGGCTCGTGCTCGCGGCCTACGGCCTCTTCGGCCAGGTCTTCGGCTGGGTGCTGGTCAGCCGGGGCCTGGCCAAGGTGGGCGCGGCCATGGGCGGGCTGTTGCTCCTGCTCCAGCCCGCGCTATCCTACCTCTGGGACGTGCTCTTCTTCGCCCGGCCCGTCACCCCGCTGGAGCTGGCCGGAGCCGCGACCGCCCTGACCGCCATCTATCTGGGAGCCACGGCGCGAGGCGCGGCCAAGAGCGGATGATCCGGTCCCTGCTCGAAAATAGGCTTGTCTCTTTTTCTGCGGCAGTCGGAGCCCGCCGTGTCCGCAGCCTGCCGAAATCCATCTTTTCCGGGCCAGGTTTTTTTCCGGTCCGGACGATTCAGGGCGAAAAAGAGCGAAATTTGGTGCAAACCTGATAAAAAACAAACTGTTTCATCCATTCGATATAAAGTTTTTCCGTACTTGTCCGAGCAAGCGTCATGAACGCTTTCCTCGTTGCGGGACGCTCGGCCCAAGGCGGACTTGCGTTCCTCCCATATAGCAGGATGCGTTTGAATTTCCCGCTCGATGGGGGCAGGGTGAACAATAGGGAGAAATGACCGGATGTCGGAATACGGGATGCCTGAATACAAGGTAAGTTTGGACCAGCTTCGGCCGGGCGTGTTCATCCGCCTGGACCGCCGCAACTGGTTCAGCCACCCGTTTCTGTTCAACAGCTTCAAGATCGGCGACCAGGGACAGATCGAGGTGCTCCGCGAGCTGGGCATCGACGTGGTCACCTGCATTCCGGAAAAGAGCGACTGCCTCCCCGGTCGCGCCAAGGGCAACGGGAACGGAGCCAGAGTCGCTGTTCCGCCCGACCCGGCGCCTTCGGCCTGCGACGCGCTCAGCTCCGAGCTGGAACGGCTCTGGTGCATCAAGCGCGAACGCGCCGAGCGCCTGCGCAAGAAACGGCAGGCCATCGCCAAGTGCGAGGAGCGCTATGTGGACGCGGTTCGGCTGGCCGCGGAGCTGCGGCGCGGCGTGCTCGCCGGGGAGAATGCCAAGGGAGCCGAGGCCGAGGCCTTTGTGAGCAGGCTCGCCGAGGTCTTCCTGGGCGATCCCGAATCCACCCTGCACCTGATGAACGTGCTCACGCCCGAAGAGCAGATCTACTCGCACGAACTGAACGTGACCATCCTCTCCATGATGCTGGCGCGCGAGGGCGGGCTGAAACGGGAACGCCTGGTCCTGCTGGGCATGGCCGCCCTGCTGCACGACGTGGGCAAGGAACGCATCGACCGCAAGCTGCTCAAGAAGCGCGGCCCCCTGACCCGGCCGGAGGTCCAGCTGCTCCAGCGCCACGTGGAGCTGGGCCGCGACCTGCTCATGAAGCTGCCCGCCATGCCTCTGCGCATGGTCGAGGCCGTCTACCAGCACCACGAGATGCTCGACGGCAGCGGCTATCCCCTGGGACTCACCGCCGGGGCCATCTGCACCGAGGCCCGCCTTCTGGCCGTGGCCAACGTCTACGACAACCTCTGCAACCACCAGGATCCGGACCGCTCCCTGACCCCGTATCTTTCCCTTTCCTACATGTTCACCCAGCGGCGCGACCAGCTCGACGCCGAACTGCTCTCCCTGTTCATCCGCTGCATGGGCGTCTATCCGCCGGGCACGGTGGTCCAGCTCAGCAACGGCTCCATCGGCATGGTCATGGCCGTGAACCCGGACAACCAGCTCTGCCCCAGCCTGGTCATGTACGACCCGGAAATACCGCGCAAGGAAGCCCTGATCGTGGACCTGGCCGAAGAGCCGGAACTGAAGGTGGAGAAAAGCATCCGGCTCAGCCATCTGCCTGCGGAAATTCTGGCCTACCTCAGCCCGCGCACCCGCATCTCCTACTTCGTGGAATAATCCGCCGCGCCGTTTCGGGCGCAGGGCGCGTTTTCGTCGGGATATTGAGGCAACGAGGTCTTCAGGCGTCGGGGTCGCCGTTCGGCGGAGTTTCCAGCAGGCGGCTCACGCTCTGCACGAGCTTGTTCTTCAGGATGGGCTTCATGATCACGTCGCAGATGCCCAGGGATTGGGCGCGTTCCACGCTGATGGTGTCCGAGAAGCCCGTGCAGAGGATCACGGGCAGGCCGGGCCGGATCTTCAGCAGCTCCTGGCTCAGTTCCACCCCGGTCATGTTCGGCATGGCGTAGTCCGTGACCACGAGGTCGAAGTCTTCGGGCCGGAAGCGGAAGGCTTCCAGCGCCTCCACGCTGGAGGTGCGCGCCGTGACCTCGAAGCCGAAGCCTTCGAGCATCTCGCGGGCGATGTCCACCAGGGGCTTTTCGTCGTCCACCACGAGCACGCGGCCCTTGCCGGGCTGGAGCACGGGCAGCGCGGCCGGAGCCGGAGCGGCCTCGGCGCGGGCGCGCGGCAGGTAGACGTGGAACGTGCTTCCGCGTCCCTTTTCGCTCTCCACGCTGACCGCGCCCTCGTGGGTCTTGACGATGCCGTGGACCACGGAAAGGCCCAGGCCCGTGCCTTCGCCCGGTGCCTTGGTCGTGAAGAACGGCTCGAAGATGCGTTCCATGATTTCCGGATCCATGCCCGGACCCGTGTCGCTCACGCTGAGGTGCAGGAACCAGCGCGGATCGTGGAGTCGGGCAGGGGCGTTCTCGTCCGCGTCGGCGAGGCGGATGACCAGCTCGCCGCCGCGCTCGCCCATGGCCTGGGCCGCGTTGGCGCAGAGGTTGAGCACGATCTGGTGGAACTGGGTCGGGTCGGCCAGGGCCAGATCCTCCCGCGTCTCGAACACGGTATGGATCGCCACGCTGGAAGGAATGCTGGAGCGCAGGAGCTTCATGGCCTCCTTGATCAGCGGGATCAGCTTCAGGGGGCGGCGTTCCTGCGGTCCCTGGCGGCTGAAATTCAGGATCTGGTTGATCAGGTCGCGGGCGCGGGAGCCGGCGCGCATGATTTCGTCCACGCGGCGGCGCATGCTCTGGTCCTGGCCCGCGCCCTCGCGGATCAGCTCGGAATAGCCGAGCATCACGCCGAGGATGTTGTTGAAGTCGTGGGCGATGCCCCCGGCCAGGGTGCCCAGGGCTTCCATCTTCTGGGCCTGCCGGAGCTGTTCCTCCAGGGCCTTCTGGTGGCTGATGCGGCGCTCGACCCGCTGGGCCAGCGTCTCGTTGAGCACGCGCAGTTCCTGCTCCGTGCTCCATTTGTTGCAGAGCGAAATGGCGAGCTGGCGCAATTCCTGGGGGCGGAAGGGTTTTTGGAGGTAGAGCAGCTTGCCCGGCGGGGGAATGCGGCGGTTCAGTTCTTCCAGGCTCACGTCCGTGTAGGCCGTGACCATGACGATTTCCAGATCCGGATCGACCTGCCGGATGGCCTCGGCGGTCCAGACCCCGTCCGGCCCGCTCCGCAGGCGCACGTCCACCAGGGCCACAGCAAAGGGCGCGTCCTGGGCCAGGGCTTCCTGCACGGCGCGCACCGCGTCGCGGCCGTCTTCGCAGATGGTCAGCTCGAACCGCAGGCCGCCCGTGGGATGCGGGGCGACCCGGCCTTCGGCGGCCGCGGCCAGGGGCAAGGGGGCGCTCTCCCCCAGTTCCAGAATGTCCTGGTAGAGGGTCAGCATGCCCGCCTCGTCGTCCACGGCGAGCAGGCGATAGACGTTGGTCTCCCCGCGCAAGCTCTGTTCCCGCCTTTCTTTCGCATCGTTGTGAAAGGGCCAGAGATAGGAGTACATCGTCTCTCCGCGAAGTTCAATCGGCGTTGAAGATGTTGCCCGCGTCGCCCCGGAGGCTGGGTGGGAGGGGCCTCCGGGACGGACGCGGGCGTGGACGGGAGGGTTCAAAGAACCCGGTGGGCCGGGGGGGTGGCCTGTTCCGGGTTCTCGAACGACTTGATGAACAGCTCTTCCGTATCGGGCTGGCCCAGTGCGGACGCGGCCGAGGCGCGCTTGGCGCGTGCTTCGTCGAGGCTGGGGTAGCGCCCGGCCATGACCCGGTACCAGACGCCCTTTTCCGGCAGCTCCACGCGGGCCACGCTGATGTCGAGGCCCGAAGGCGCGAGGCGTGCGGCCTCGCCCTCGGCCACGGCGCGGGTGCGGAAGGAGGCCACGTGGAAGCCGTAGACCCTGGCCGGGGCGGACGCCTTGCCGGGTTCCGCCTGGGCACTGTCCTGGGCGGGACGCAGGCTCGCCGTGGCGGCGCGGGCCTGGCCGGAGGGAAGAGCGGGTTCAAAATGCATGGGCAGCGCGGAAACGGGTTCCTTTTCCGGATCGGCGAGCAGCGCGGGATGCGATGCGGAGCGCTCGTCCTGCGGCGCGGGGGCCGGGTCGTCGCCGGAAGCGGGCGCGGGAGCCGGTTCGGGCCGGGTGGCGGCCAGGCCGGAGGCGAGGAAGCCACGGGCCATGCGCGCCTGCTTAAGATTTTCGAACGCCTTGGCGTAGTAGCTCGGCGAGAGTTCCACGGCCTTCTCGAAGCAGGAGGCCGCGTCGTCCACCTCTCCCTGGAGCAGGAGCACGTAGCCGAGGTTGTTGTAGGCGCTGGCCTCGCCGCCCGCGTACTTGAAGGCTTCCAGCGCCTCCTGGCGGCGGCCCATGCGCGCCAGGGTCAGGCCGATGTTGTTGTAGGTCCGGTCCTTGGGCGCGCCCGCGAGCAGGGCCTTGCGAAAGGCGTCCAGGGCGGGGGCGTATTCACGGCGCATGAGCAGGGTCACGCCCAGGTTGTTCAGGGTTCCGGCCCGGTTCGGGGCCAGCTCCAGGGAGGCGTTCAGCTCCCGCAGGGAGGCGTCCAGGTCGCCTTCGCGGCTGTCGAGCACGCCGAGGAGCTGGTGCGTGCGCCAGAGCGTCGGATCGGCGGCCACGGCGCGCTCCAGGTGCTCCCGCGCTTCCTTCAGCAGTCCGGTCCGCAGGTAGACGGCTCCCGCGCCCTCGTTGGCTCCGGCGTGGTCCGGGCTGGCCGCGAGCACTTCCTGGAACTCGGTCAGGGCCGCGTCGGTCTGGTTGTCCGCGAGCAGGAGCAGTCCCTTGCGCGCCCGCAGGTCCAGGCGGCGCGGATCGTCCTGCGGCGCGCCCGCGAGTTCGAGTTCGGCCAGGGCCTTCTGGTAGTGCAGGAAGGCGGCCTCCCCGCGCCCCTCGGCGGCCAGCCGGTCGCCGATGCGTTGATGCTGTTCCGGGCTCAGGTTCGGCCCGTTCCCCTCGCCGGGAATGGCCAGGTCGGCCAGGGTGGCGGTCTCGTCCAGGCTCTTGGGCGCGCAGCCCGCGAGCAGCCCCAGGAGCAGCATTCCCATCAGCACGGTGGTCGCGGTACGCATCGCGTCCTCCTTGGTTTCATGTCCGTTTCGCATTTCTCTCCCTCCCCGCTTTGTCCGCGCCTCAGCGCATCTTGCTCAGCACGTCGACCATGCGGATGCCCGCCGGGCCCATGATGGCCACGAACAGCGCGGGCAGGATGCAGGTCACGAGGGGGATGAGCAGCTTGACCGGCAGCTTGGCGGCCTTTTCCTCGGCCCGCTGCTGACGCTTGGTGCGCAGCGCGTCCGAGTAGACCCGCAGGGTCTGGGCTACGCTGATGCCGAAAATGTCCGCCTGGATGAGCAGGGTCGCCAGGCTGTTCAGGTCGTCCAGGCCCACGCGCCGGGCCATGTCGCGCAGAGCTTCCTGCCGGGGCTTGCCCGCGCGCAGCTGGAGCGTGAGGGTCTTCAGCTCCGAGGAGATCACGGGCGCGGACGAGGCCAGCTCGCGGCTGACGCGGTACACGGCCTGGTCCAGGCCCATGCCCGCCTCCACGCAGACCACGAGCAGGTCCAGGGCGTTGGGCAGCTCCTCGGCGGCCCGTTGCTGGCGCGCGGCCACCCGGCCCCGCAGCCAGTAGTCCGGGGCCAGCAGTCCGATGGCCGCGGGCAGCGCCACGCAGACGATGGTCCAGTGCAGGGGCAGCTCGGGCAGGGCCAGCAGGCGCACGAGCAGCCCGCCGCCGGCCAGGAGCAGCGTGCCTCCGGCCTTGACGCCCTGGAAGGTCAGCGCCGCGTTGGGACCGCGCATTCCCGCTCGGACCAGGGCCAGCCGGGTCTGGTCCACCCGTTCCTCTTCCTTGGGGCCGAGCTTGCGGCCCAGGGAGGCCAGCAGTCCGGCGGCGTCGCGCAGGGGATTGGAGCGCTGGTCCGCGTCCTGGAGCGCGCCGCCGGGCCGGGCCGCGCCCAGTCTGCGGCGCAGCTCTCCGGCCCGGCCGGACCGGAGCGCGGAGAGCGCGCCCGAAGCGAGCAGGAAGACCGAGAGCGCGCCCAGGGCCACGATGACCATCGGAAGAAATTGCTGCTGCATCGTCGCCCTCCTAGACCTTGATCCGGATCATGCGCCGGATGATCAGTGAACCGAGAAGCATGCTCCCCAGCGCGCCCTGGATCAGCCGCTTGCCCACTTCCGTGGTGAAGAGCGTGGTCATGTATTCCGGGTTGAGCAGGTAGAGCACCCCGGTGACGATGAAGGGCAGGGCGATGAGGATGTAGGCGGAGATGCGGCCTTCCGCCGAGAGCACGCGCACCCGGCCCAGCAGCTTGAAGCGCTCGCGCACCAGCCCGGCGATGCCGCCGATGATCTCGGCGAGGTTGCCGCCGGTCTCGCGCTGCACGTTCACCGAGACCACGAAGAACTTGAGGTCGTCGCAGTCCACGCGGGCCAGCAGGTTGAGCATGGCCTGCTCCACGGCCACCCCGAAATTGATCTCGTCCATGGTCGTGCGGAATTCCTCGCCGATGGGATCCTCGAACTCGTCCGCCACCATGCGCAGGCCGCCGGAAAAGGTGTTGCCCGCCTTCATGGCGCGGGCCACGAGGTCCAGCGCGTCGGGAAGCTGCTCCTGGAAGCGGGCCATGCGCTTGGCCTTGCGCCGCTTGAGCCAGGCGAACGGTGCAAAGGCCGCGCCGAGGCCGAGGAGCAGGAAGAGCGGCCCGGCGGAAAGCACCAGGGAGACGTAGAGCGCGCAGACCCCGATGAGCAGGGAGAGCAGGATGTACATGCCCGGATTGCCGGGGGCCCGGCCCTGGCGGATCAGCTCGCCCACGTTGCGGGCCCAGCGGGTCCGCTCCAGCGCGCGGTTGAGCAGGGGCACCTCGCTCATGGATTCGCGCCGCACGATGTCCACGGGCTGGGCGTCGGGCAGGGCCATGGCCAGGGCGTCGAGCCGCTCGCGCACGGCGCGCCCGGAGCGGTCGGACATGCGCCGCACGAGCACGATGGCGGCCAGCGCCAGCAGGAAGACCAGCGCGCCGCCCACGGCGGCCAGGAGTTCCGGCGTGAGATGTGCCAGGACGTTTCCGGTTTCGGTGCCGTTCATGCCTTCCTCCTTGTCGCTCGCGTCCGCCGGGGCCGGAAGGCCCCTAAAACGCCGCCCCTGCCGTGAACATGTTCTGGTCCAGCCGGATGCCCTTGGCTTCCAGGGTCTTGGAAAACGCGGGACGGATGCCAGCGGCGCGGAACCCGCCCTGGACCTTGCCGTCCGGCCCCACGCCGGTCTGGGTGTAGTTGAAGATGTCCTGGATGGTGATCATGTCCCCTTCCATGCCCGTGATTTCCGTGAAATGCGTGACCTTGCGGCTGCCGTCCATGAGCCGCGAGGCCTGGATGATCACGTCCACCGCCGAGGAGATGTAGCGGCGCAGGGAAACGTCCGCGATCTTCAGCCCGGCCATGGAGACCATGGTTTCCAGGCGCATCAGGCAGTCGCGCGGGGTGTTGGCGTGGATGGTGGTCAGGGAGCCGTCGTGGCCCGTGTTCATGGCCTGGAGCATGTCCAGGGCCTCGGCAGAGCGGACCTCGCCCACGATGATCCTGTCCGGGCGCATGCGCAGGCAGTTCTTGACCAGCTCGCGCTGGCTGACCTCGCCCCGGCCCTCGATGTTGGCGGGCCGCGTTTCCAGCCGGACCACGTGGTCCTGCTTGAGTTGCAGCTCGGCCGCGTCCTCGATGGTCACGATGCGCTCGTCCTCGGGGATGAACCGCGAGAGGCAGTTCAGCAGGGTGGTCTTGCCCGAGCCCGTGCCGCCGGAGATGATCACGTTCAGCCGGGCGCGCACCGCGCCTTCCATGAGCGTGGCGATCTGCGGGGTCAGGGAGCCGAAGGCGATCAGGTCGCCGACCTCGAGGGGATCCTTGGAAAACTTGCGGATGGACAGGGACGGACCGTCGATGGCCAGGGGGGGGATGATGGCGTTGACGCGGGAGCCGTCCTCCAGGCGGGCGTCCACCATGGGCGAGGATTCGTCGATGCGTCGGCCCACGCGGGAAACGATGCGGTCGATGATCTTCTTCAGGTGGGCGTTGTCCTTGAACCTTGCGCGCGTGCGCTGGAGCTTGCCGCCGCGCTCCACGTAGATCATCCGGTAGGAGTTGACCAGGATGTCGTTGACCGTGGGATCCTTGATGAACGGTTCCAGCGGCCCCAGGCCCAGCACCTCGTCCTGGATCTCGGTGATCAGCAGTTCGCGCTCGGCCCGGTTCAGGGGTGCGTTCTTGAAGTCCTCGCCGAGCACGCTCTGGGAAAGGCGGCTGACTTCGGCCCGGACCTCGGCGCTGGAAAGGCTTTCCAGCAGGGAAAGGTCGAGCACGTCGATGAGCCGCGAGTGCAGCTGGGTCTTGATCTCGTAATACTGGTCGGACTGGCCGTCCGCGTCGGCCTCGCGCAGGGCCTCGGCCATGCGCCGGGCCGGGGTGGGCCGTGCGGCCGGGGCGGGTGCGCCCGCGCCTTCCTGGGGGCGGGGCCTGGGCTGTCCTTGCAGCAGGCTGCGGCTGAGTCGGGCGGCCAGGCTCATGACGCCTCCAGCCCGGCGGAGAGCGCGTGGGCGTCGCGCTGCTTGCGCCGCAGAAATCCGAAGAGCGGCTTGCCCGCTCCGGAAGCGGTCCGGGCTTCGCGTCCGGAAATGTTCCGGGCCAGGCGGTCCACGGCGCGGGAAAGGGGCGACTTGGGCGCGGCCTCGGCCAGGGAGCGGCCCTGGTTCATGGCCGAGAGCACGGCGCGGTAGTCTTCGGGCAGGGAGGCGTGGATGCGCTTCTGGAGGATTTCTTCCATGTCCTGCGCGCCGATGTCGCCGTCCTTGAGCTGCCGGGAGGCCACGATGCGGATCTTGTCCTCCTGGCCGCCGCTGCGCCGCAGCCCCTCGAGCACGCGCTTGGCGTGGGCCAGGCAGGGCAGGCTCGGATTCATGACCAGCAGAACCTGGTCCGAGGCGTCCACGTCGCGCAGGCCGTAGCCCTCCAGGCCCGCCTCGCCGTCCACCACGATCTGGTCGAAATTCCTGCGCAGCTCGGAAATGATCCGGAACACGGTTTCGCCGAGGTCCGCGCCGGGCAGGGCGTCGCCGGGGGAGGCCAGCACGGCCAGCCCGGAGGAATGGCGGGCCAGCAGGCTTTCGAGGTAGGTGGCGTCCAGGCGGTCGAGATTTTCGGCGGCCTCGCCCCAGGTGTAGGCGTATTCGAGGTCGAGGAAGAGCGGGGTTTCGCCCAGGGGCCGCCGCAGGTCCAGGAGCGCGGTGCGCTCGCCCCGCGCCTGGAGCGCGCAGGCCAGGTTTACGGCCAGGGTGGTGGCCCCGGTTCCGGCCTTGGCTCCGGCCACGAGCGTGACCTTGCCGCTGGCCGGGGCCGAGCCGCTTTCCGGACCGCGCCGCCGCTCGGCGAACCGGGCCAGGGCGCGTCCCAGCTCCTTGGGCGGCACAGGCAGGGGCAGAAATTCATGGATGCCCGCGCGCATGGCCTGGATCAGGAATTCCGGCGAGGGCTCGGCGCAGGTCAGGAAGACCTCGCCCCGCGTCTGCGAGGCCAGGGCGCGGCTGAGGCGCGGAAAGTCCTGCTCGGTGCGCGGGTCCACCTCGTAGACGAGAATGTCCGAAGGCTCGCCCCGTGCCTGGAGGCTGACTCCCTTTGCGGCGCGGATGGTCTTTTCCAGCCCCTGGCGCGCGGTCTCGTCGCGGACCGCGAGCGCGATGCGGATTTCGTCGTGCATGGTTCCCCCCCGAAGTGATTCTCGTTTTCCGCCCTTGCTGGTCCCACCCGGCTAGGCGTTCGTTTCCATGGTCAGCCCTGTTTCCAGCGCTCCCAGCTCCCCGGCCAGGCTTGATGTGCGGCCCCGCGCGGGCGAGGGTTGCAGGCTGCCGAAGACGACCAGCGCCAGGATGAAGAGCATGATCAGCAGTTCCAGGCCGTGGCTTTCTTCCCGCTTTCTCTCGTGGATGACTTCCGCGTTCACTTCTTTCCTCCCACGTTGAAGAGGCTCTGGAGGTTCACCGCCTTGACCTCGCGAGCCGGTTGGGGCGCTTCCTGGTAGTTCTTCATGGCCGTGGCGGCCCACTTGCCGTCCAGCCCCTCCACCGGGGCGTCGCCGCCCGCCAGGGGGTCCAGGGTCTGCGCGGCCAGGGCCGTGCGCGTGGAGTCGCCGAACCCGACTCCGGACCGGTGTTCCGAGGCGCAGCCCGCGAGCAGGG
This window contains:
- a CDS encoding DMT family transporter, with the protein product MLQLLLGAVLISFSAVFVKLAQVSGDAAGFYRMFFGALGLLVALSGRAALGRAPEQPKGRELARLLGGGALCGLFFALDIACWHSSIHALGPGLATIIGNFQAVLVAAYAYVVQGERRGRRFYFAAPLALAGLWLMVGPQWESQSPAYRAGVGLALATAVFYTAYLLSLKRTMTPERVGRVDSMSVVFVISVTTALCLAGLMLLRGESFAVPAARDWLVLAAYGLFGQVFGWVLVSRGLAKVGAAMGGLLLLLQPALSYLWDVLFFARPVTPLELAGAATALTAIYLGATARGAAKSG
- a CDS encoding HD-GYP domain-containing protein, with amino-acid sequence MPEYKVSLDQLRPGVFIRLDRRNWFSHPFLFNSFKIGDQGQIEVLRELGIDVVTCIPEKSDCLPGRAKGNGNGARVAVPPDPAPSACDALSSELERLWCIKRERAERLRKKRQAIAKCEERYVDAVRLAAELRRGVLAGENAKGAEAEAFVSRLAEVFLGDPESTLHLMNVLTPEEQIYSHELNVTILSMMLAREGGLKRERLVLLGMAALLHDVGKERIDRKLLKKRGPLTRPEVQLLQRHVELGRDLLMKLPAMPLRMVEAVYQHHEMLDGSGYPLGLTAGAICTEARLLAVANVYDNLCNHQDPDRSLTPYLSLSYMFTQRRDQLDAELLSLFIRCMGVYPPGTVVQLSNGSIGMVMAVNPDNQLCPSLVMYDPEIPRKEALIVDLAEEPELKVEKSIRLSHLPAEILAYLSPRTRISYFVE
- a CDS encoding hybrid sensor histidine kinase/response regulator, with amino-acid sequence MYSYLWPFHNDAKERREQSLRGETNVYRLLAVDDEAGMLTLYQDILELGESAPLPLAAAAEGRVAPHPTGGLRFELTICEDGRDAVRAVQEALAQDAPFAVALVDVRLRSGPDGVWTAEAIRQVDPDLEIVMVTAYTDVSLEELNRRIPPPGKLLYLQKPFRPQELRQLAISLCNKWSTEQELRVLNETLAQRVERRISHQKALEEQLRQAQKMEALGTLAGGIAHDFNNILGVMLGYSELIREGAGQDQSMRRRVDEIMRAGSRARDLINQILNFSRQGPQERRPLKLIPLIKEAMKLLRSSIPSSVAIHTVFETREDLALADPTQFHQIVLNLCANAAQAMGERGGELVIRLADADENAPARLHDPRWFLHLSVSDTGPGMDPEIMERIFEPFFTTKAPGEGTGLGLSVVHGIVKTHEGAVSVESEKGRGSTFHVYLPRARAEAAPAPAALPVLQPGKGRVLVVDDEKPLVDIAREMLEGFGFEVTARTSSVEALEAFRFRPEDFDLVVTDYAMPNMTGVELSQELLKIRPGLPVILCTGFSDTISVERAQSLGICDVIMKPILKNKLVQSVSRLLETPPNGDPDA
- a CDS encoding tetratricopeptide repeat protein, producing MRTATTVLMGMLLLGLLAGCAPKSLDETATLADLAIPGEGNGPNLSPEQHQRIGDRLAAEGRGEAAFLHYQKALAELELAGAPQDDPRRLDLRARKGLLLLADNQTDAALTEFQEVLAASPDHAGANEGAGAVYLRTGLLKEAREHLERAVAADPTLWRTHQLLGVLDSREGDLDASLRELNASLELAPNRAGTLNNLGVTLLMRREYAPALDAFRKALLAGAPKDRTYNNIGLTLARMGRRQEALEAFKYAGGEASAYNNLGYVLLLQGEVDDAASCFEKAVELSPSYYAKAFENLKQARMARGFLASGLAATRPEPAPAPASGDDPAPAPQDERSASHPALLADPEKEPVSALPMHFEPALPSGQARAATASLRPAQDSAQAEPGKASAPARVYGFHVASFRTRAVAEGEAARLAPSGLDISVARVELPEKGVWYRVMAGRYPSLDEARAKRASAASALGQPDTEELFIKSFENPEQATPPAHRVL
- a CDS encoding type II secretion system F family protein yields the protein MQQQFLPMVIVALGALSVFLLASGALSALRSGRAGELRRRLGAARPGGALQDADQRSNPLRDAAGLLASLGRKLGPKEEERVDQTRLALVRAGMRGPNAALTFQGVKAGGTLLLAGGGLLVRLLALPELPLHWTIVCVALPAAIGLLAPDYWLRGRVAARQQRAAEELPNALDLLVVCVEAGMGLDQAVYRVSRELASSAPVISSELKTLTLQLRAGKPRQEALRDMARRVGLDDLNSLATLLIQADIFGISVAQTLRVYSDALRTKRQQRAEEKAAKLPVKLLIPLVTCILPALFVAIMGPAGIRMVDVLSKMR
- a CDS encoding type II secretion system F family protein, whose amino-acid sequence is MNGTETGNVLAHLTPELLAAVGGALVFLLALAAIVLVRRMSDRSGRAVRERLDALAMALPDAQPVDIVRRESMSEVPLLNRALERTRWARNVGELIRQGRAPGNPGMYILLSLLIGVCALYVSLVLSAGPLFLLLGLGAAFAPFAWLKRRKAKRMARFQEQLPDALDLVARAMKAGNTFSGGLRMVADEFEDPIGEEFRTTMDEINFGVAVEQAMLNLLARVDCDDLKFFVVSVNVQRETGGNLAEIIGGIAGLVRERFKLLGRVRVLSAEGRISAYILIALPFIVTGVLYLLNPEYMTTLFTTEVGKRLIQGALGSMLLGSLIIRRMIRIKV
- a CDS encoding CpaF family protein; this encodes MSLAARLSRSLLQGQPRPRPQEGAGAPAPAARPTPARRMAEALREADADGQSDQYYEIKTQLHSRLIDVLDLSLLESLSSAEVRAEVSRLSQSVLGEDFKNAPLNRAERELLITEIQDEVLGLGPLEPFIKDPTVNDILVNSYRMIYVERGGKLQRTRARFKDNAHLKKIIDRIVSRVGRRIDESSPMVDARLEDGSRVNAIIPPLAIDGPSLSIRKFSKDPLEVGDLIAFGSLTPQIATLMEGAVRARLNVIISGGTGSGKTTLLNCLSRFIPEDERIVTIEDAAELQLKQDHVVRLETRPANIEGRGEVSQRELVKNCLRMRPDRIIVGEVRSAEALDMLQAMNTGHDGSLTTIHANTPRDCLMRLETMVSMAGLKIADVSLRRYISSAVDVIIQASRLMDGSRKVTHFTEITGMEGDMITIQDIFNYTQTGVGPDGKVQGGFRAAGIRPAFSKTLEAKGIRLDQNMFTAGAAF
- a CDS encoding AAA family ATPase, which encodes MHDEIRIALAVRDETARQGLEKTIRAAKGVSLQARGEPSDILVYEVDPRTEQDFPRLSRALASQTRGEVFLTCAEPSPEFLIQAMRAGIHEFLPLPVPPKELGRALARFAERRRGPESGSAPASGKVTLVAGAKAGTGATTLAVNLACALQARGERTALLDLRRPLGETPLFLDLEYAYTWGEAAENLDRLDATYLESLLARHSSGLAVLASPGDALPGADLGETVFRIISELRRNFDQIVVDGEAGLEGYGLRDVDASDQVLLVMNPSLPCLAHAKRVLEGLRRSGGQEDKIRIVASRQLKDGDIGAQDMEEILQKRIHASLPEDYRAVLSAMNQGRSLAEAAPKSPLSRAVDRLARNISGREARTASGAGKPLFGFLRRKQRDAHALSAGLEAS